One window of the Mixophyes fleayi isolate aMixFle1 chromosome 6, aMixFle1.hap1, whole genome shotgun sequence genome contains the following:
- the LOC142095374 gene encoding keratin, type I cytoskeletal 14-like yields the protein MQHLNHRLASYLDKVRFLEEENSQLERNIRDWYERNQPSAFPDFSGYFRTIQELQSQTSATTVENARLVLQVENARLAADDFRNKYDMERQLTNSVEGDVNGFRILLEELNRERCDLEVQVQNLQQELQQMKRNHEQEANSLRAQLGARISVEVDAAPSVDLNRTLAEIREQYEGMMERNLREVETMFRQRSEELNREVTSGSEQLQSVQTEVIDLRRSIQTLEIELQNQMSMKSALEGTLAETEATFGSQLGQLQSLINNVESQLTQIRSDLERQNHEYKILMDQKTHLEMEIATYKRLLDGHDIQYVFK from the exons ATGCAGCATTTAAATCATCGCTTGGCATCCTACTTAGATAAGGTTCGCTTTCTAGAGGAAGAAAATTCCCAACTGGAGAGGAATATCCGTGACTGGTATGAGAGAAATCAGCCAAGTGCATTCCCTGATTTCAGTGGCTACTTCAGAACCATTCAGGAGCTTCAAAGCCAG ACTTCTGCAACCACTGTGGAAAATGCCCGGCTTGTACTACAGGTAGAAAATGCACGCCTGGCAGCAGATGACTTCAGAAACAA ATATGATATGGAACGCCAACTTACTAACAGCGTTGAGGGCGATGTGAATGGCTTCCGTATACTCCTGGAAGAACTGAATCGGGAAAGATGTGACCTGGAAGTTCAGGTTCAAAATCTTCagcaagaactgcagcaaatgAAGAGGAACCATGAGCAG GAAGCAAACTCTCTGCGAGCTCAGCTGGGCGCCAGAATCAGTGTAGAAGTAGATGCTGCTCCATCTGTAGATCTGAATAGAACATTGGCTGAGATTCGAGAACAATATGAGGGCATGATGGAGAGGAACCTAAGAGAGGTGGAGACAATGTTCCGCCAAAGG AGTGAAGAACTGAATCGCGAGGTCACATCTGGCTCTGAGCAACTGCAGTCTGTGCAAACCGAAGTCATTGATCTGAGACGCAGCATCCAAACATTGGAGATTGAACTGCAGAACCAGATGAGCATG AAATCTGCTCTGGAGGGTACTTTAGCAGAGACAGAAGCTACATTTGGGTCCCAATTGGGCCAATTACAAAGTTTAATCAACAATGTGGAGTCTCAGCTGACACAGATCCGATCTGATCTAGAACGTCAAAACCATGAGTACAAAATCCTCATGGACCAGAAGACCCACCTGGAGATGGAGATCGCCACTTACAAACGCCTTCTTGATGGAcatgatatacagtatgtgtttAAGTAG